The Clostridiales bacterium FE2011 sequence GCGACCGTCATCTGGGAAACAGACTGGAGCCTGACGAAGATGACCGTGGTTCACCTGCTGGTGGTCGCCCTGATCACCCTGCCGATCGCCTATTTCATGCAGTGGATGAAGCACAGCCTTGGCGGCTTCCTGACCTACATCGGCATCTTCCTGGCCATCTACGCGGCCATCTGGATTATTGAGTACAACCGCATGCGCAAAGGCGTCAACGACCTGAACCGGAAAATGAAAGAGAACGTATGATCTTCACCGTCCGCTTCGCGCGGGCGGTTTTTCTTTTACAGAATCAGGAAACAACTTACTCTCATATCCGGGCGTAAGCCCGAATATTTCACATTGAGCCGTTTGCGGCTCAATATTTCATATTTGACGGAAGTCAAATATTTCACAAATCAGCGAAGCTGATTTATTTCATTTACACCCTTACTCTATGCTATAATACTGTCATCTCTTATTTGGGAGGCCTCACATGAAATACGATTTTACCACCCTTCCCGACCGCCGCGGAACAAATGCCATTGCCCTGGATGACATCGGACATGAAGGGGCGCCCGGTGCGCCGAAGGAAGGCTTTGACGCCATCCCCATGTGGGTGGCGGATATGAACTTTGCCACCTGTCCCGCGATTCAGGAAGAGATTATCCGCCGGGTACAGCACCCGGCCTTCGGATACTTCAATATCTCAGATCAGTATTACCAGTCCATCATCCGCTGGCAGGAAAAGCGCAACGGCGTTACCGGCCTGGAAAAGAAACACATCGGCTATGAAAACGGCGTGCTGGGCGGAGTGCTCTCCACCCTGAATGTGCTGTGCTCCCGCGGAGACAACGTACTGATCCAGACGCCCCATTACATCGGCTTCACCCATGCCCTGCATTATAATGGCTACCATCTCGTTCACAACCCACTGGTCAGGGACGCGGACGGCGTCTGGCGGATGGACTACGAGGACATGGAAAAGAAGATTGTGGAAAACAAAATTCACGCGGCCATCTTCTGCAGCCCCCACAATCCCTGCGGCCGGGTCTGGGAACCGGAGGAGATCCGGAAAGCCATGGAGATCTTTGAAAAGCATGACGTGTGGGTGATTTCAGACGAAATCTGGTCTGACCTGACCCTCAACGGGCATAAGCACATGCCGGTTCAGTCCGTCTCCGAATATGCCCGGAACCACACCGCCGCCTTCTACGCCCCGTCCAAAACCTTCAACCTGGCCGGACTGGTAGGCAGCTACCACATCATCTATAACGACTGGCTCCGGGATCGCCAGGGCAAGGCGTCCACCATGAGCGATTACAACAACATGAACGTACTTTCCATGCACGCACTCATCGGTGCCTACGGTCCGGAAGGCGAAGAATGGGTGGATGAGCTCCGCGAAACCCTGAGCGGCAACATCAACTTTGCCTGTAACTTTATCCGGGATCACTTCCCGGGCGTCTCCGTCATGAAGCCGGAAGGCACCTATATGCTCTTCCTGGACTGCGAGGAATGGTGCAAGGCCCATAACCTGACCATTGATGAGCTGCTGGTTCAGGGAACCGATGTGGGCGTCGCCTGGCAGCCCGGCTGGCTGTTCAACGGTCCCTGGTGTATCCGGATGAACCTGGCCCTGCCCCTGTACAAAGTGCAGGAGGCCTTCGGCCGGCTGGAGCAGTATGTGTTCCGGACATAATCTTTGGACAGGATCAAAAGCAAACCAAACCTGCGGTGTTCAGTTGTGCTCCGCAGGTTTTTACAATTCTGTAAAAAATGCCTGAAACCGTTGAAATGTCTGTACATTAGGCTTTTGGATTTGCGCCTGATATGGTATAATACCGCCATGTCAGAAAGTGTACCGGTTATAGATGTAATATCCGGCACAAATGATAAACCGATTCTGACAGTTTCCATGCAATCGTTTTCTTCGGATCATTTTCAGGTCCGGCGATTGGCTGGAACTTTTGAATAAATTTTCAGGAAGTTGCTTGAATGACCTACTCGACGACCGGCCTGCTGGCCCTGCTGGTACACGTAATCGTCAACTACGACGTTATACGAAACGCCCACTACCGGAAAGGTACCCCTGCCGCGGACGCATACCGCGGACTGATTCTGGCCGTGGCGCTGTTCTATATAGCAGATATCCTGTGGGGCGTCTTCTATGACGCCCGTCTTGTTGCGCTTACAACGGCGGACACCGTGCTGTATTTTGTTGCCATGGCCGCCACCGTGTTCATGTGGACCCGGTATGTGTTCCTTTACCTGAAGCTGAACGGCAAGCTCATGCAGTTCCTTTCCATCGCCGGATGGATGTTCCTGGTACTGGTGGGCCTGGTCCTGTTCCTCAATATCTTCGCCCCCCTGATGTTCTGGTTTGACCCCGCGGGCAACTACCACGCGGGCATGATGCGGTACATCCTGCTGGGACTCCAGGTACTGCTGTTTATTGCCACCGCCATCTATGTTTTCGTCGTTTCCCGGAAAGCTGAAAAAGCCATCAAACGCCACTACAAAGCCATCGGATCCTTTGGGGTCACGATGACCGTGATGGTTGTGCTTCAGGTGCTTTATCCCCTGCTTCCCATGTATTCCATGGGCTGTCTGCTGAGCGTCTGCATCCTGCACACCTTTGTTGTGGGCGATATGAAGGAAGACCGCCGCAAGGAGCTGGAGGAAATACTGGCTCGCGAGCAGCGCCAGAAGATGGAGCTGGGCTCCGCCCGGCACCTGGCCTATACCGACTCCCTGACCGGTGTGAAGAATACCCATGCCTACGTTGAAACAGAAAAGCACCTGGATGAGCGGATCGCCGACGGAAGCATCCGGGAATTCGGCGTGGTTGTCTTTGATATGAACGGCCTGAAGCAGGTAAACGACACCCTGGGCCATGAGGCCGGAGACCGGTACATCCAGGAAGCGTGCAAAATGATCTGCAGGCAGTTCCAGCACAGCCCCGTATACCGCATCGGCGGCGACGAGTTTGTGGCCCTGCTGGAGGGAGAAGACTACCGGAACCGGTCAATCCTGATGTCAGCCTTTGAAACCCATGTGGAGATGAACGTTCATTGCGGCAATGCCGTGGTTGCCAGCGGCCTGGCGGAGTTCCGGCCCGGCCAGGACAACAGTTACCGCCGTGTGTTTGAGCGGGCAGACCGGCATATGTATGAACGTAAGAGCATCCTGAAGGCAATGTAATATGAACTATCCTCAAGATTCTTTTCAGACAGGCGACCGGTTCCCGGAAGGGGTTCCGGTTCCCCGGCGTGCGGATATTATCCCGATCCTCAGGGATTACGGTATATCCTGTACAGGGGCAATACGACTGATCGATACTACGCGGAGCCCTTCTGATATCCGGTTGAATTATATCATCGGAAACAAGTGGGTGCTCCGTTTCTGTGTCGCACCGGATATGACGGAATCAAGACTGGATGACCTGTCCCGGCTGGTGCAGAGATATCTGGAATCCGGTATCTGCTGTCCCCGTTTCCTGGCTGATCCTTTTGGAAACTACCTGCATTCCTGGAACGGAATGAAATGCTATCTGACCGAATATATCGACATGCCGCTTGCCGGCAGCGAGGATATAAAGAACAAGCCGGAGCTTGTGCATGAGATACAGGCTTCCGTTGCCCGCTTTGCACAAAGAAACAAAAACGCAGATCTGTCGCCCGTTATGGGTATGTACAGTCTTTTTGACCTGTCCCCTTTTGACCTTCCCGGCGGCATTGATGAAAAGCAGGAGAACTTCAACACGCTGATCAGTCTCCTGAAGGATCTGAAGCAAGATGCTCTCGCGGAGAAGCTGCAGGCACGGCATGAGGATATCCGGAGCAAGCTGAAATCCGTATACAGAGAGCTGCCGAAATGCGTCTTCCAGGGTGATGAGAACTTCTCCAATATCCTGATCGACGCGGATCAGCATTTTGCCGGATTTATCGACTTCAACCTGGCCGGAACAGAAGTCATTGTTAATCAGCTGGTCAATCTGGCAGGCTTCGATTACGATGAGGAAAACAAAGAACCGGAGACTGCAAGTCTCCGGCTGAATAAAGCGCTTCTTTCCTATCGGGAGCAAATGAGCGCCATGCTCCGGATCTATCAGGCTGATGATCTGGAAAGGCAGGCCCTCGTATGGTATGCCTGGATTGTCATGATTGCCCAATGGCCGGTATTATGCTATTTCAGGTATGCCCTCGGCACCGATCTGAAAAGTGAAATACTCAGCCTGCTTTCATTGATTGCCAAACTGCCCGAAGAGCAGCTGGCTGTCATCTGATTATTCCAGCGCCGTCATCTCCACGGGGCAGATGATGTTCCTCCATTCGTCGATCTTCTTCAGGGCCTCCGCCTCTTCGATCTCCGCGTCATTCAGCGTCCAGGTGACGGTATCCGTATCGATATCGGTGAAGCAGATAATGGTTTCCTGTTCACTCTTCTCCAGGCCGCGGATGAGGCAGTGCTCAAAAATGCTCTCAAACGCGCTGTTGGCGCCTTCGAAATACAGGCCGTAGCATTTTTTGCCGCCCTCCGCCGTC is a genomic window containing:
- a CDS encoding DUF3021 domain-containing protein, with the protein product MNKQLWNKALRRALIGMPIGLLISTVITIIISLCKGDGHYYAVVPALIEDCGSEINAVLIQFICSLLYGAVFAGATVIWETDWSLTKMTVVHLLVVALITLPIAYFMQWMKHSLGGFLTYIGIFLAIYAAIWIIEYNRMRKGVNDLNRKMKENV
- a CDS encoding aminotransferase class I/II-fold pyridoxal phosphate-dependent enzyme encodes the protein MKYDFTTLPDRRGTNAIALDDIGHEGAPGAPKEGFDAIPMWVADMNFATCPAIQEEIIRRVQHPAFGYFNISDQYYQSIIRWQEKRNGVTGLEKKHIGYENGVLGGVLSTLNVLCSRGDNVLIQTPHYIGFTHALHYNGYHLVHNPLVRDADGVWRMDYEDMEKKIVENKIHAAIFCSPHNPCGRVWEPEEIRKAMEIFEKHDVWVISDEIWSDLTLNGHKHMPVQSVSEYARNHTAAFYAPSKTFNLAGLVGSYHIIYNDWLRDRQGKASTMSDYNNMNVLSMHALIGAYGPEGEEWVDELRETLSGNINFACNFIRDHFPGVSVMKPEGTYMLFLDCEEWCKAHNLTIDELLVQGTDVGVAWQPGWLFNGPWCIRMNLALPLYKVQEAFGRLEQYVFRT
- a CDS encoding GGDEF domain-containing protein, whose translation is MTYSTTGLLALLVHVIVNYDVIRNAHYRKGTPAADAYRGLILAVALFYIADILWGVFYDARLVALTTADTVLYFVAMAATVFMWTRYVFLYLKLNGKLMQFLSIAGWMFLVLVGLVLFLNIFAPLMFWFDPAGNYHAGMMRYILLGLQVLLFIATAIYVFVVSRKAEKAIKRHYKAIGSFGVTMTVMVVLQVLYPLLPMYSMGCLLSVCILHTFVVGDMKEDRRKELEEILAREQRQKMELGSARHLAYTDSLTGVKNTHAYVETEKHLDERIADGSIREFGVVVFDMNGLKQVNDTLGHEAGDRYIQEACKMICRQFQHSPVYRIGGDEFVALLEGEDYRNRSILMSAFETHVEMNVHCGNAVVASGLAEFRPGQDNSYRRVFERADRHMYERKSILKAM
- a CDS encoding phosphotransferase, whose translation is MNYPQDSFQTGDRFPEGVPVPRRADIIPILRDYGISCTGAIRLIDTTRSPSDIRLNYIIGNKWVLRFCVAPDMTESRLDDLSRLVQRYLESGICCPRFLADPFGNYLHSWNGMKCYLTEYIDMPLAGSEDIKNKPELVHEIQASVARFAQRNKNADLSPVMGMYSLFDLSPFDLPGGIDEKQENFNTLISLLKDLKQDALAEKLQARHEDIRSKLKSVYRELPKCVFQGDENFSNILIDADQHFAGFIDFNLAGTEVIVNQLVNLAGFDYDEENKEPETASLRLNKALLSYREQMSAMLRIYQADDLERQALVWYAWIVMIAQWPVLCYFRYALGTDLKSEILSLLSLIAKLPEEQLAVI